TAGCTCCGCTATGCCCCGTCCCCGTGGTGCCACATGCATccccgtgtgtgtcccccccctctCCCAGAGTCCCTGCGGTCCTTCCTGCGCCAGCAGCGCTGGGGACGTTACGACACCGAGGCGGCGCAGCGACGCGCGGCCGAGCAGGAGCAGCGACGGGCGCAGGAGGCGGCACTGGCGGCCGCACTCCCCCTGGGTACCCGTTGCCAGGTCCGGGTACCGGGACAACCCTGCAAACGGGCCACCATCATGTATGTGGGTACGTGTCCCCAAACTGTCCCCGACCCCTCCCTGGGATGTCCCCGACCCCCCACCGCCACCCGCTGAcccctccacaccccccccGGCTTTGTCCCCGCAGGCCAAACCGACTTCAAGCCGGGATACTGGGTGGGCGTCCGCTACGACGAGCCGCTGGGCAAGCACGACGGCAGGTAGGGGCCCCGCAGTGTCCCCAAGGtgtccctttttttgttttggtttggggggggggtttgcctGTGTCTCTGGGGCCCCCCCCTCAAGGtgtgtcccctccctcccagcgTGGGCGGCCGCCGTTATTTCGAGTGTCAGCCCAAGTACGGCGCCTTCGTCAAGCCCCAGAGCGTCACCCCCGGGGACTTCCCCGAGGAGGACGACGGCCTCGAGGACGAGCTGTGAGGGGACGcacacggggcgggggggggacgggacacacacggggcaggggggggacacacacggggtggggggggacacagacGGACGGCACCGGGGcgtgggggcactgggggagaACGCAGCCGCAAATCGCTGTATTTTCCCttgttttggggtgccccccccccggctctgccccctcccgtccccatccccccccccagcgctgttttcaccccaaaatgcccccaaatcccccccccttcccccccccccgcaccccgcgCTGGGCGCTGCCCCTCTGGCGGGGGCGGGGCTCCCCagaggccacgccccctctgCAAAAAGGGGGCGTGGCTTGCTGTGTGCTGCAGCCAATGGGCGGGCGCGCTGAGGAGGAGGCGGGGCCAGGAGGCGGCGCCGGAAGCAGCGGCCGGGCGGGTGAGTTGAGGCCGGGGCGACCCGACAATAACAAACCGCGTCGTGCGGCCCTGCAATAACCCACCCCCGTTAACGAAACGCCCGTTTTCTCCCTCTCCTACAGCCGCTGCcagcgctgccccccgccccgaacCCCCGTCCCCGGAGGAGGGGGGAACACACGGACTCCCGCCGTGtcccgcttcccccccccccccccatcactcCCGGGGGGTCACCGGCGGGTCGGCCCCGCCTCATAAAGTGGCGTTTTAAGGTGAAAAACGGTGTTTTGACCATTTTTgtgggggggaatgggggttaccGGCGAGGGGCGGGAGAGTTCTGGGGTGAAGCGCGGCGTTTCCGGGACAGAGGTAGCGGGGGCCGCGCCGCTCTTCCCGACATCCCCCGCGCGTAGCCAATAGGAACGCTTCTTCCGCTCCGGAGGTGGGGCGGGACGCCGAGCATCGGCCTATCACGGCGCTGCATCCCCCGCAGTGGGCAGGGCAGCGCTGACGGGCGTGCGGTTCCACCAATACGCGCTGCCCGCCCGCAGTGAACGACGGCAGCGTCTGCCAACGGGCGCTCAGCGACAGCGCCGGGAAGGAgccgggcaggagggagaggcgGGACGTGGCGGGGCCGCCATGGGCTGGtggggcggtgcggggcgggcggcggcggccgcgtTGCGACGGCGGCTGAGGGGGGCGGTGGCGGTGGGGCGACCGGTTCGGTACAGCCTGGGCCGGGCGGCGCCACCACCGCCACCAGCCGCCTCCGACTTGGAACGGGCGGACGCTTGGCTGCTGCGGAAAGCGCTGGAGGGCggtgaggggcggggcctgggccgaaagggagggggtggggcctcttcccccccccccccccggtgaccccctccccccccccaggtctcCTCTCGTGGTTCCGTAACGGGCTCCTGGCTACCGGCGTTGGCGTCATCTCTTACGTCCAGAGCGACACCGGCCGTGACGCCGCTTACGGTGGGGACAcgggctggggggaggggggggcaccccccaggggacaccctgcacccccccatagggcccccccccccctccccagcccgtCCCCGCatcccactccccccccccccccccgacacccaAATTTTGGGGCCATTTCCTCCATTTTAGGGTCCGTCTCCCTTGATTTTTACCAAATTTTGCCGCCTTTTGCCCATTTCTCctcccccaaacaaaaaatcccccccaTCCTAtgggggtcccccccccccaaaaaaaataatactctAACCGAGTTCTTtttttgggtttctttcatttttttttaggttttttcatCCTGGGGGGCCTGTGCGTTTCCTACGGGGCCGGTTCGTACCTGGTGAACCTGGTTCTGCTGCGACGCCCCATGATGCTGCCGGCGCCGACCGCCGCCGCCaacgccgccgccgccgcgctgctGGCGTTGCTCTGGCTCTGCGCCCTCTCCCTCTACGTCGGTCGTCTGGAAGTGGAGATCGTTCCCGAGGAACCCCCCGAAAAGTGACCggatttggggggaggggggggaccaCACACAGCAATGGGGATCCCCTCTGTCAGTGATGGGGTGGGAAAAATCCCTGCGGAGGGGGGCTGGAAATTGCCTTTGGGGGGGTAAAAATCAACCTGGGGGGGTAAAAAAATCAACCTGGGGGGGTAGAAAAATCAACCCAGGGGGATTAGACTCAGCCCTGGGGTGTTAAACCCATCCTGGAGGGGATTAAACTCACAGTAGGGGTATTAAACCCACCCCCAGGAGAATTAAACTCATCCTTGGGAGGGGGTTAAACTCACTGTGGGGGGGTTAAACCTATCCTGGGGGGATTAAACCCACCCCCAGGAGAATTAAACCCACCCTGGGGGGGATTAAACCTAGCACAGGAGTATTAAACTCATCCCGGGGGGATTAAACCCACCCTGGGGGGGATTAAACCCACCCCAGAAGAATTAAACCCACCCCAGGGGGGGATTAAACCCAGCCCAGAATTAAACCCACACTGGAGGGGTTTAAACTCACTCCAGGAGGATTAATCCCACTCCCAGGCATGTTAAacccaccctgggggggggaatTAAATTTAGCCCAGCAGTATTAAACTCATTCCTGGGGGGATTAAATCCACCCCAGAAGAATTTAAATCCACCCCAAAAGAATTAAACCCACCCTGGGGGGGATTAAACCCAGCCCAGAAGAATTAAATCCACCCCAGGAGGGATTAAACCCACCCCAGAAGAATTAAACCCACCCTGGGGGGGATTAAACCCAGCCCAGAAGAATTAAATCCACCCCAGGAGGGATTAAACCCACCCCAGAAGAATTAAATCCACCCTGGGGGGGATTAAACCCAGCCCAGGAGTATTAAACTCATCCCAGGGGGGATTAAACCCACCCTGGTCCTTTTGGAGGATTAGACCAACCCCCCTGGGAAGATTAAAACCACCCTGGGAGGAttaatcccccccccccagcaggattAAACCCCCTCAGGGGGCTCAAAACCACGCTGGGGGTGGGGGCGGATTAAAACCCGCTTAAACCCTCCCCAGGGTTGGGATTGCTCacgctcccccccgccccttccccggcTCGACgctgtttttctgcaaaacCTCCCAATTTTGGCTGCTTTGTATTTATTCActcaccccccccctcccaggtttggggggggggggggatcagcTCCCTCCCCGGGGCGTTTGCTGCGCCCGTCGCGTTTGCACCCTCAttcctgctgtgaaaaaaaaaaaaaaaatggggtttttgggggttttttttgggcAAAATCTACGTGGCTCCGCTCtggggtttttattaaaaaaaaaaaatgaatgtttttttgGGGCGTCGTGCCGGAAACGGGTGTTTTCTGTCCCGGTTTTTGCAGCCGGCGCGGGAGGAAACGGggtgggaaataaaaaaggtggaaaaaaaaaaaaaaaagccccaattTGTCCCCGATTCATTTGCAGGAATCTGAGAAAAAGGGAGAACCCCACCGATTTAACCAAATTCCTGCCGATTTACCTGAAAATTGGGTTTGCCCAGTTTGCAAAGGTCGGTCTGGCGCCGGTTCCCAGTTTGCAGGGTCTCCCCAGGCTGCAAAACCCAGTTTGTAACTGGTTCCCGGTTTGTAACTGGTTCTGGCCACGAAGCCCAGTCTGCAACTGGTTTTCCATTTCGCAAAGCCCAGTTTGCAACTGGTTCCCAGTTTCCAGCGCCCATTTCCCAGTTTGCAACTGGTTTGGTCTGCGAAGCCCAGTTCGCAACTGGTTTTCAGTTTGCAATGCTCAGGTTCCAACTGGTTCCCAGTTTCCAGTGCCCGTTTCCCAGTTTGCAACTGGTTTTCCACTTTGCAGTGCCCAATTTGCAACTggtttttccatttcacaaaaGCCCAGTTTGTAACTGGTTCCCAGTTTCCAACGCCCATTTCCCAGTTTGCAACCGGTTCCCAGTCCGTTGAAGCCCGGTCTGCAACTGGTTTTGCAAAGCCCAGTTTGCAGTGCCCGCTTCCCAGTTTACAACTGGTTTGCAACTGGGTTTTCCGCTTTACGAAGCCGTTTACAACTGGTTTCCCCGCTCCCGCTACGCCCAGTTTAACTGGTTCCCAGTTTGCCGGAACCAAAACCCCTTTACCCCTCCCAGAAACCCCCAAAAACTTGTCAGCAACtccagaattattattttttttttttccttgtcttccttttttttctttttctctttaaattcaGCAGTAAAAGGGCCCGTCCGGACCCCCCGAGcgttaaacattatttttttttttttttttttcatgcactaATCGCATCGGCCCTGGAAAATACCACAAATTGTTAAAAACGTCcttaaaagaagcagaaaaaggcaaCGTCTATCACCAAGAACTACGGGGGCGGAGGTTTGTTAGGCcctaaaaatacaaagaaagaacCGTTAGCGCCGGCACCGCTCCTGGGaaaactcccccccccccccctcccgaaAAGACCCCAAAattcaaaaaaaatttttttttttttggcggaattgataaaaaaaaaagttattttgttgtttgggttttggggggggggggttttttgtttgttttgcgGTTGggtgttgcttttttaaaattttttttccttctgcggggaaaaaaaaaaattgcttttttttttttttaattatttaaacaataatttacgtcctgctttaaaaatgactATTTTTCTAGCGTTGTTTTGGGGttacccccccccaaaaaaaaaaaaccaacaacggGGAGGTAAACctaatgggaaaaaaccccctaaatACACAGGGAATgaggtgaaaaaagaaaaaatccccaaaattgGGAGTTCTGTCCCAAAACTGCGCAGGCAAGGAGGATGCGGcggtgggaaggggggggggaaaatggTTAAAATGTAGTGTTTTACCCCattttttttgggagggggggagaagcAGTGACGCGTCCGTCTTTCGGTTTGAGTTTTGCCcgattttgcctttttttcccccagccctTTGCcagcaccattaaaaaaaaaaaaacaaacccacaaaaggCCCCTCTGGCCGCGCCGAAAGGCAccaaaccccctttttttttaacggcaaaaaaaaaacaacccctccctggggtgagaattggggggttttttgtttctttttttttatttttctactttttggggttgggtttttttctttcttcttttttttgggggggatttttttttttttttttttggacagttttatttcaaaaaaaaaaacccaaaaaaaccaaaaagagagAAGCCGGCGGCCGTTATTTACACCaacacttttgttttaaagcacaaagagaattttttttttgggggggggggaataaagcCCTTTTTGGGGGTTTCCATGGGCCAGAGAGcaggtggtttatttttttttttttggggggggtttgggctGTTTTAATcacttggggtggggggggggtttggggcgTCTTAAAGTGCGAAGAGACCCAGGAGGGGCGGCGGGAGCCTTCCCCGTGCTCTCCCAGTGGTACCATGAAAATCCAGTTTAAAACCACCCCGATACtgggaggaggagctgggggaggggcgggggggggggcaaaccCAGGCGTCCTCAGCGCAGCcaaattctggttttctttccccaaaccATAAACCCGTCAGCCCAACCCCAAAAATCGGCATCGGCTTTTCCggagaaaaaccccaaatccagcCAAAAatggggggtgatgggggggggggggggcagtgggtcCAACCCCCCCCCTTCCGGTAAGTGCTTAATGCCAAAATCCCCGGAGGGGGAACaccgggtgccccccccccccccccccaaaaggctttttgggggggcgggtggaaagggggggggtgggggagaccCCCAGGGAGGTCGTGGGATTCATGGGAATACTCCCGGGATGCGGCGGGCGGCGTTGGATGAGCCTTGGGTCGTCTCGGATGAGTCTTGGGATGTGTCAGACGAGCCTTGGGCTGAGCTGGGCCACGTTGGATGAGCCTCGGGCTGAGCTGGGCCACGTTGGATGAGCCTCGGGCTGAGCTGGGCCACGTTGGATGAGCCTTGGGCTGAGCTGGGCCACGTTGGATGAGCCTCAGGGTGAGCTGGGCCACGTTGGATGAGCCTCGGGCTGAGCTGGGCCACGTTGGATGAGCCTCAGGCCATGTTGGACCACGTTGGATGAGCCTCAAGGTGAGCTGGACCACGTTGGATGAGCCTCAGGGTGAGCTGGACCACGTTGGATGAGCCTCAGGGTGAGCTGGGCCACGTTGGATGAGCCTCAGGCCATGTTGGACCACGTTGGATGAGCCTCAGGCCATGTTGGACCACGTTGGATGAGCCTCAAGGTGAGCTGGACCACATTGGATGAGCCTCAGGGTGAGCTGGGCCACGTTGGATGAGCCTCAGGCCATGTTGGACCACGTTGGATGAGCCTTGGGCCATGCTGGACCACGTTGGATGAGCCTTGGGCTGAGCTGGACCACGCTGGATGAGCCTCAGGCCATGCTGGATGAGCCTTGGGCCAAGCTGGACCATGTTGGATGATCCTCAGGCCAAGCTGGAGCACATTGCATGAGCCTCAGGCTGCATCGGATGATCCTCaagccatgctggaccttgttgAATGAGCCTTGGGCTGAGCTGGACCACGTTGGATGAGCTTCGGGCTAAGCTGGAGCACGTTGGATGAGCCTCGGGCTGGATCAGATGATCCTCAAGCCATGCTGGACCTCGTTGAATGAGCCTCAGGCTGAGCTGGACCACGTTGGATGAGCCTCAGGCTGCATCAGATGATCCTCAGGCCAAGCTGGACCACGTTGGATGAGCCTTGGGCCAAGCTGGACCACGTTGGATGAGCCTCGGGCCATGCTGGACCACGTTGGATGAGCCTCGCGTCCCACCGGATGAGCATCAGCCCACACCGGAGCACGCTGGTTGAGCCTCGGGCTGCACCGCAGCGCGTCGGACGAGCCCTGGGCCATGCCGGGCGAGCTGGGGCCGTGCCGGACGAGCCTCGGGCCACGTCGGATGAGCTTCAGACGGCACCGGGCGAACCGCCGGCCGCGTCCCGTGGGATACGAAGGGGTTTGGCGGCGCTGGGGCCGAGCTGAAAAAGTCCAGGGGCAGGCGGAACAACGTCCGATCTGCCGAGCGCCCCGACGCGCGGGTCCACCGGCTCAGCCCCACCGCACCGCCGACGCCGGATTCGTTCCTCAACCCCCTGCCCAAACCGAAAAGCGGGGAAAAACCCTCCTGGTACCCCCAcgtcccgccgccccggcgCGCTCCCGCCGTGCCCGAGTCTGCGCCGGGGCTGGAGAGGGCGAGCCCAAACCCGGCGCTCGCTTCCCCATCTCCGTCAGGCGCCCCAGCCCAAACCAAAattcttgtggttttgttggtttttttttttttccggttggtttttgttgggttttgtgttttgtcgGTTTGTTTTTGCGcgtcgggttttttttttgttatttttttttttcgttttgtttttttttgttgttttgttttgttttccggTGCCAGCTCACAGCGTGTGCTGCTCCGCGTGGAGCTGGGCCGGGAGGAGCGGCTGGACGGGCGACTGCGGAGACGGCGGCGGGGTCCGGGGAGGCGAAGGTTGAGCCGTACCCGGCGTGACGGGGAGGAAGGGAGCGCCGGGGGGAGCGGCGGATGGAGAACCGGGAGCGGCGCTGGGGGGCTCGAGGATGGGCCGGTTGTAGAAAAAGAAGGGGCACTGCTGGATGAAGAGTTCGATGATTGTCTGGTAGGTGCGGGTGGCCGTCAGGGCGTCCATCGTGCTGAAGTCGGGTCTCATCAGGGTGGGCCAGAAGCAGATGGAGAGGTTCTCGCTGGTCATCAGGTTCACTCGGTGGTTGTGGCTGACCCTGCGGCGGGAGAGAGGGGACGAAACGATGCCGGGGAGGCGCCGACGGGGACGTCGATTGCCCCGACGTCGGCAGAGCGCGGAGGCGACCCTCAGTCCCGGTTTTGGAGGCGCCCGGGAACCCCGATACGTACTTGTTCAAGTGCCCGATGACGTATTTGAAGACCTCGTAGTTCTCCTTGGGAAACTTCCTCAGCACCTCCTTCAGCGCGTGGAGCTTCTGCTCCCGGTCGTTGATTTCTGCCGGGAGAGAAAGCGGagttgggggcggggggaggaaggaacGCCGCGGCAGAGAAACGCTCGCCGGGCGTCGCAGCCGGACACGGCAGCGTCCCGCCGCGGGATCCCTCCTCTTCGGTGGCGGATTTTTTGGGCCACCGGCTCGAGCGCATCATCGGTCTTCCCGAAAATAAACCCGGCGAAAACCCCGCGCTGCTCACGGGCGCAGGACGGCACCGAGCGGCGATGCCGGGGCAGAGCATCTCCAGCCAGAAAGGGGCTCGGAGGACGTAAATTAACAAGGAAACATGCCGGCAAACGGGCTTTTGTGGTACGAATTAACGAGACGTGCCCGCAAACGAGCTGGTAAGGTATGAATTAATAAGGAGACGGGTTGGGCTGGGGCGGGAGGAGGGTGGGAACCCCCCGGCCGTACTCACTGTGGGCTTCCACCAGCTCAACCTGCATGGTGTAGGGGACGAGGGGCTCGGGCAGCTCGGAGAAGAAACTCTTCATGGCACCGGCCACGGTGTTGACGGTGAAATCCTTCTCGGCCAGGTCCAGCCCGTGATCTGCAAAGGGGAGAGTCTCGGGGTTACACCCCCTAAGCTCACGGTCGCTCCCCGAAACGGTGTTCGCCTCCAAGCCGGCTCGGCGTTGCCGCCGGTGGAAAACCGCCTCGAGGCATCCCTTGAGTTTTGGGGTGGGAAAGGAGGAATCCGGGCCGCAGAGGTTACCCTGGTCGAACTGCCGCTGCAGGCTCTCCATCTCCGACTTGTTTCCGCTCACGCGATAGATGCCTTCGGTGCTCAGCCCTGGCGAGGAAAAAGAGCAGCCGTCAGCGCAAGGGGGGCAGGCGGAaacggcggggaggggggggcttTGGGGATAAATTCCCTATAAACCGTCGCGTGTAGGCATGAAAATCCATACGGCTCGTTTACTGGAATGAAAATCCATAGGTCCGAAGCCCAGAAGCGACGCTACCCCCCATGAAACCCCACTTTAAACTCAGCCTGCGATCTCATCCCAACCGCGAGGGCGTCCCCGTGTTTCTCGTTTTCACCCTTAAAACCCATCGAAGATTAATTCAAACCACGACCCGCTGCGCCGCCGCCCCTTCCGCGCGAGGCATCtttccccaaatatttttttttttttttttttttggtgcacggaggggaaaaaaacaccccccaccccccccaaaaaaaaaaaaccaaaccaacccaccaTCATCCAGCCTGCGACGAGGGACCTTTCCCCGGGCAGAAAGCTCCGCAGCCGGTTGCTCTTACCTGTTGCTTCGATGTACTCGATGCATCTCTCGATAAAAATGGGGATGGGTTTCTCTGGCGTCACTACGTTGGTCAAAGGCACCCCGAAATAGTTGCTCTCCCACGTCGTCTTCGTGATGGACGGCCGAGGTTTGGGCTTTGGTTTCTGCGGGAGAAAGCGGAGTTGAGGAAAATACCCCAAAATGCGCCCGTTTATTTAGGCAGCCGCGAGACGTGCCGATGGATTGCTAGTTATCCAAGCAATTTATTATTCATTccaattaattattattatttatccCAATGCATGTTCTATAGTATTATGAGTTATTAATTCGAATTATATGCTAATAATTCACTTGAATAAATAACAATATAATCAcgaataaaatatttattcaagaGAGAGGCGGAGGTGGCAgttacagatggggaaacttCTCCCAGCGCTTCCTTCCCCGCTACGGGACATCGAACCTGACGGATTTCACCCCAAACGTTGTCATGGTAAGGTGGAACCTCCTGGATGTCGTGGTTGGGGTGAAAAAGAAACGGTGAGGCCGGTTTTTGCGAAATAAGGATTTTTGCTAGTCTTtagatgaaaaaacaaaaaaagtcaccaGGTACAGACAGGAACGACCAGAAAACGAGAGAACCCAATGGGACTTCACCAAGGGGAAGTTCACCCAACGCGGTGACCTTCTCGGATGAAGCCGCTGGCACGGTAGACGAGAGGAAAGCGGTGGACGGTGTCTACCTGGGCTTCGGTAGGACCTTTGACACCGCCTGAAGATGAGGTCTTGCAGCGTGGACATGCCCAAGGTGGATGGCGGTGAGGGACGTCAGAGCTTG
This window of the Grus americana isolate bGruAme1 chromosome 34 unlocalized genomic scaffold, bGruAme1.mat SUPER_34_unloc_3, whole genome shotgun sequence genome carries:
- the TBCB gene encoding tubulin-folding cofactor B; amino-acid sequence: MAESDYEKRPESLRSFLRQQRWGRYDTEAAQRRAAEQEQRRAQEAALAAALPLGTRCQVRVPGQPCKRATIMYVGQTDFKPGYWVGVRYDEPLGKHDGSVGGRRYFECQPKYGAFVKPQSVTPGDFPEEDDGLEDEL
- the TMEM160 gene encoding transmembrane protein 160, which produces MGWWGGAGRAAAAALRRRLRGAVAVGRPVRYSLGRAAPPPPPAASDLERADAWLLRKALEGGLLSWFRNGLLATGVGVISYVQSDTGRDAAYGFFILGGLCVSYGAGSYLVNLVLLRRPMMLPAPTAAANAAAAALLALLWLCALSLYVGRLEVEIVPEEPPEK